In Ilumatobacter fluminis, the following proteins share a genomic window:
- a CDS encoding TlpA family protein disulfide reductase, which produces MATKLPDDLMLRPLGGEARELAEWLTTFHLASVVLDPYTNESAWVLKTAVRILEEFRGSHARVNFVVTADDADAKKFLGPLTEQFLVFTDPDRSFVKALELESLPAFVFVRVDGEAVATAEGWSPESWEAVADAISDTTRWSPPTIPAPGDPVAFAGSPAAG; this is translated from the coding sequence GTGGCGACGAAACTGCCTGACGATCTGATGTTGCGCCCCCTCGGAGGCGAAGCCCGCGAGCTGGCCGAGTGGCTCACGACGTTCCATCTGGCGAGCGTCGTCCTCGACCCGTACACCAACGAGAGCGCCTGGGTCCTCAAGACCGCCGTCCGCATCCTCGAGGAGTTCCGCGGTTCGCACGCTCGCGTCAACTTCGTCGTGACGGCCGACGACGCCGACGCCAAGAAATTCCTGGGCCCGCTCACCGAGCAGTTCCTGGTGTTCACCGACCCCGACCGCAGCTTCGTGAAGGCGCTCGAACTCGAGTCGCTCCCGGCGTTCGTGTTCGTCCGCGTCGACGGTGAGGCCGTCGCCACGGCCGAGGGCTGGAGCCCCGAGTCGTGGGAGGCCGTCGCCGACGCCATCTCCGACACCACGCGCTGGAGCCCGCCGACGATCCCGGCGCCCGGCGACCCGGTGGCGTTCGCCGGCTCGCCCGCCGCCGGCTGA
- a CDS encoding sulfite exporter TauE/SafE family protein encodes MLAAQIVGVDAGLMVLAMVIVLIGAATQASIGVGLGLMAAPTLSLIDPAFIPGALTLSIPPLVVGMAWRERAHIDSTIYRAVPARFVGSVAGAALVASQGDEAVTIVVGLAVLLAVVASVTGLHVRPTLRNQLIAGTGSGFAGTVAGVGGPPMAITYQHSDPRVLRATLAVFNTIGLICFTLPSLVIAGVTGWREVQLACFLIPSVIAGFSVGKYTIAKLPPERVRPFVLVVCAASAVLVLAKSLA; translated from the coding sequence ATGCTCGCCGCTCAGATCGTCGGCGTCGACGCCGGCCTCATGGTGCTCGCCATGGTGATCGTGCTGATCGGTGCCGCCACCCAGGCGTCGATCGGCGTCGGACTCGGCCTGATGGCGGCGCCCACGCTGAGCTTGATCGACCCGGCGTTCATCCCGGGGGCGTTGACCTTGTCGATCCCGCCGCTCGTGGTGGGGATGGCGTGGCGCGAACGCGCGCACATCGACTCGACCATCTATCGAGCCGTCCCGGCCCGTTTCGTCGGATCGGTCGCCGGCGCTGCCCTGGTGGCGTCGCAGGGCGACGAGGCCGTGACGATCGTGGTCGGGCTCGCCGTGCTGCTCGCCGTGGTCGCCTCGGTCACCGGCCTGCATGTCCGGCCGACACTGCGAAACCAGTTGATCGCCGGCACCGGGTCGGGGTTCGCCGGCACGGTGGCGGGCGTCGGCGGCCCGCCGATGGCGATCACCTACCAGCACTCCGATCCACGGGTACTCCGGGCGACGCTGGCGGTTTTCAACACGATCGGTCTGATCTGTTTCACGCTGCCGTCGCTCGTGATCGCCGGGGTGACCGGCTGGCGCGAGGTGCAGCTGGCGTGCTTCCTGATCCCGAGCGTCATCGCCGGCTTCTCCGTCGGCAAGTACACGATCGCCAAGCTCCCACCCGAACGGGTGCGTCCGTTCGTCCTCGTCGTCTGCGCCGCCAGCGCCGTCCTCGTCCTCGCCAAGAGCCTGGCCTGA
- the hrpB gene encoding ATP-dependent helicase HrpB, protein MAGRPLPDLPVVETFPALRTALADHGTAVLVAPPGAGKTTLVPLALLDEPWLEGRKIVVLEPRRLATRAAARRMADLLGTEVGGVVGYQTRDERHLGPDTRIEVVTEGILTRRLQTDPELPGVGLVVFDEVHERNLPTDVGLAFSLDARSTLRPDLRILAMSATPDTDALVTALGDAPLIESEGRMFPVDMRWAPRDRKERIEQATTRTVVQALRDEPGDVLVFLPGIGEIRRTQEQLTGQVGADVDVYPLAGALSLAEQDQALAPSPPGRRRVVLSTDIAETSLTVDGVRVVVDSGLARAPRFDVRTGMTRLTTISTSRASAEQRAGRAGRVEPGACYRLWSKIEHGSRPAHRAPEITEVDLAGLALELASWGTAADDLAFLTPPPRKAMRSATELLERLEAIDADGRLTDVGRQMLGLPVHPRLARMLVDERSPLGCALAVLLDERDVLRGRPDELPADLGLRLRLIAGRGGHDQADRRAVDQVRRRARDLARRLRISFDTDLIDPDRAGLALLHAFPDRLGVRRRPGQFQLRGGTGAWLADDDPLAHEPFVVAADLDGKRNRARIRLGAGLDGDEVALVFGDEVVERTELAWDTDRDELVERVERRLDSMQLGATTRRPEPGEATTAALMDRVRATGLAVLGWSGASIALRQRVDFLHRALGDPWPDWSVEALADTVDDWLAPYLPGATGRRDLERLDLVMVLRSQLPWPQGADLDELAPATLELPTGRSVPIDYRSDEPEASVRVQDLFGTTVHPTAGGRPIVLSLLSPADRPIQVTADLPGFWTGTWADVKKELAGRYPKHHWPDDPGGAEPKRLKGR, encoded by the coding sequence GTGGCCGGCCGGCCGCTCCCCGACCTGCCGGTCGTCGAGACCTTCCCCGCACTCCGCACCGCACTCGCCGACCACGGCACCGCCGTACTCGTCGCTCCCCCGGGAGCCGGCAAGACGACCCTCGTACCGCTCGCGCTGCTCGACGAGCCGTGGCTCGAGGGACGCAAGATCGTCGTCCTCGAACCCCGCCGCCTGGCCACCCGGGCCGCTGCCCGACGAATGGCCGACCTGCTCGGCACCGAGGTCGGCGGCGTCGTCGGCTACCAAACCCGCGACGAGCGCCACCTCGGCCCCGACACCCGGATCGAGGTCGTCACCGAGGGCATCCTCACCCGTCGGCTCCAGACCGATCCCGAGCTGCCCGGTGTCGGCCTGGTCGTGTTCGACGAGGTGCACGAGCGCAACCTGCCGACCGACGTGGGGCTCGCCTTCTCCCTCGACGCCCGGTCGACGCTCCGCCCCGACCTGCGCATCCTCGCCATGTCGGCGACGCCCGACACCGACGCCCTCGTCACCGCGCTCGGCGACGCGCCGCTGATCGAGAGCGAAGGACGGATGTTCCCGGTCGACATGCGGTGGGCGCCGCGCGACCGCAAGGAGCGCATCGAACAGGCGACCACCCGCACCGTCGTGCAGGCGCTGCGTGACGAACCGGGCGACGTCTTGGTGTTCCTCCCCGGCATCGGCGAGATCCGACGTACCCAGGAGCAGCTCACGGGCCAGGTCGGTGCCGACGTCGACGTGTACCCGCTGGCCGGCGCTCTCTCGCTCGCCGAGCAGGATCAGGCGCTCGCTCCCTCGCCACCGGGGCGACGACGGGTCGTACTCTCGACCGACATCGCCGAGACGTCGCTGACCGTCGACGGCGTTCGAGTGGTCGTCGACTCCGGACTCGCCCGGGCACCGCGCTTCGACGTCCGGACCGGCATGACCCGACTGACGACGATCTCGACCAGTCGCGCCTCGGCCGAGCAGCGGGCGGGCCGCGCCGGCCGCGTGGAGCCCGGCGCCTGCTACCGGCTGTGGAGCAAGATCGAGCACGGGAGCCGCCCGGCACACCGCGCTCCGGAGATCACCGAGGTCGACCTCGCCGGACTGGCGCTCGAGCTCGCGTCGTGGGGCACCGCGGCCGACGATCTCGCGTTCCTCACGCCGCCGCCCCGGAAGGCGATGCGGAGCGCCACCGAACTCCTCGAGCGACTCGAGGCGATCGATGCCGACGGCCGGCTCACCGACGTCGGTCGACAGATGCTCGGCCTCCCGGTACACCCGAGGCTCGCCCGGATGCTGGTCGACGAGCGCTCACCGCTCGGCTGCGCACTCGCCGTACTGCTCGACGAGCGTGACGTGCTGCGAGGCCGCCCGGACGAACTCCCGGCCGACCTCGGGCTCCGGCTGCGGTTGATCGCCGGTCGTGGCGGCCACGATCAGGCCGATCGGCGGGCGGTCGACCAGGTCCGGCGGCGCGCACGCGACCTCGCACGACGCCTCCGGATCAGCTTCGACACCGACCTGATCGACCCCGACCGGGCCGGCCTGGCCCTCCTCCATGCGTTCCCCGACCGGCTCGGTGTGCGACGCCGGCCCGGGCAGTTCCAGCTCCGTGGCGGCACGGGAGCCTGGCTGGCCGACGACGACCCACTTGCCCACGAACCGTTCGTCGTCGCCGCCGACCTCGACGGCAAACGGAACCGAGCCCGGATCCGACTCGGCGCCGGACTCGACGGCGACGAGGTGGCGCTGGTCTTCGGTGACGAGGTCGTCGAACGGACCGAGCTCGCATGGGACACCGATCGCGACGAACTCGTCGAACGGGTCGAACGACGGCTCGACTCCATGCAACTGGGAGCGACGACCCGGCGACCCGAACCCGGCGAGGCGACCACGGCGGCGCTGATGGACCGGGTGCGCGCGACCGGGCTCGCCGTGCTCGGCTGGTCGGGTGCCTCGATCGCGCTCCGACAGCGAGTCGACTTCCTGCACCGTGCCCTCGGCGACCCGTGGCCCGACTGGAGTGTCGAGGCACTCGCCGACACCGTCGACGATTGGCTCGCCCCGTACCTGCCCGGGGCGACCGGGCGTCGCGACCTGGAGCGGCTCGACCTCGTCATGGTGCTGCGCTCGCAACTGCCGTGGCCGCAGGGCGCCGATCTCGACGAGTTGGCGCCGGCGACGCTCGAACTGCCGACCGGCCGTTCGGTGCCGATCGACTACCGCAGCGACGAACCCGAGGCGAGCGTGCGGGTGCAAGACCTGTTCGGCACGACCGTCCATCCCACCGCCGGCGGCCGACCGATCGTGCTCAGCCTGCTGTCGCCCGCCGACCGGCCGATCCAGGTGACCGCCGACCTCCCCGGGTTCTGGACCGGGACGTGGGCCGACGTGAAGAAGGAGCTCGCGGGCCGCTACCCCAAGCATCACTGGCCCGACGACCCGGGCGGTGCCGAGCCGAAGCGTCTCAAGGGACGCTGA
- a CDS encoding fumarate hydratase: MADDDFGFTELLPLGPDQTQYRLITTEGVSTVDTELGTFLKVEPEAIQRLTAEAMHDIAHFLRPGHLQQLRNILDDPEASDNDRFVATDLLKNAAVAAGGVLPMCQDTGTAIVKGKKGQNVHTGGGDERSIARGIQDTYQTSNLRYSQMAPLTMYDEKNTGTNLPGEIKISAIDGDEYKFLFMAKGGGSANKSYLFQETKALLNEATLLPWIFEKIQTLGTAACPPYHLAIVIGGTSAEFAVETAKLASARYLDALPTEGSELGHGFRDLDLEKKVLELAQTTGIGAQFGGKYFCHDVRIIRLPRHGASCPVGIAVSCSADRQALGKITREGVFLEQLETDPARFLPDVTHDDLDGSDVVHIDLNRPMSDIRAELSKYPVKTRVMLTGPMVVARDIAHAKIKERLDAGEPMPQYLQDHCVYYAGPAKTPEGYASGSFGPTTAGRMDAYVEQFQAAGGSMIMLAKGNRSQQVTDACNAHGGFYLGSIGGPAARLALDNIKQVEVLEYPELGMEAVWKIEVEDFPAFIVVDDKGNDFFQQVKVEAAQRATNVRLG, encoded by the coding sequence ATGGCTGATGACGATTTCGGGTTCACGGAACTGTTGCCGCTCGGGCCCGACCAGACCCAGTACCGGCTGATCACGACCGAAGGCGTGTCGACCGTCGACACCGAGCTCGGCACCTTCCTCAAGGTCGAGCCGGAGGCGATCCAGCGCCTTACGGCCGAAGCGATGCACGACATCGCCCACTTCCTCCGACCCGGGCACCTCCAGCAGCTGCGCAACATCCTCGACGACCCCGAGGCCAGCGACAACGATCGCTTCGTCGCCACCGACCTGCTGAAGAACGCGGCCGTCGCAGCCGGCGGCGTGCTGCCGATGTGCCAGGACACCGGTACCGCCATCGTCAAGGGCAAGAAGGGCCAGAACGTCCACACCGGCGGCGGCGACGAGCGCTCGATCGCCCGCGGTATCCAGGACACGTATCAGACGAGCAACCTGCGGTACAGCCAGATGGCGCCGCTCACCATGTACGACGAGAAGAACACCGGCACGAACCTGCCGGGCGAGATCAAGATCTCGGCGATCGACGGCGACGAGTACAAGTTCCTGTTCATGGCCAAGGGTGGCGGCTCGGCCAACAAGAGCTACCTGTTCCAGGAGACGAAAGCCCTGCTCAACGAGGCCACGCTGCTGCCGTGGATCTTCGAGAAGATCCAGACGCTCGGCACCGCCGCCTGCCCGCCGTACCACCTGGCGATCGTCATCGGCGGCACCTCGGCCGAGTTCGCCGTCGAAACGGCCAAGCTCGCCTCCGCCCGCTACCTCGACGCGCTCCCGACCGAGGGTTCCGAGCTCGGCCACGGCTTCCGCGACCTCGACCTCGAGAAGAAGGTGCTCGAACTCGCCCAGACGACCGGCATCGGCGCCCAGTTCGGCGGCAAGTACTTCTGCCACGACGTTCGCATCATCCGACTCCCCCGCCACGGCGCCAGCTGCCCCGTCGGCATCGCCGTGTCGTGCTCGGCCGACCGGCAGGCGCTCGGCAAGATCACCCGCGAAGGCGTCTTCCTCGAACAGCTCGAGACCGACCCGGCCCGTTTCCTGCCCGACGTCACCCATGACGACCTCGACGGCAGCGACGTGGTGCACATCGATCTCAACCGCCCGATGAGCGACATCCGCGCCGAGCTGTCGAAGTACCCGGTGAAGACGCGCGTGATGCTGACCGGCCCGATGGTCGTCGCTCGTGACATCGCGCACGCCAAGATCAAGGAGCGCCTCGACGCCGGCGAGCCGATGCCGCAGTACCTGCAGGACCACTGCGTCTACTACGCCGGCCCGGCCAAGACCCCCGAGGGCTACGCCTCGGGCTCGTTCGGCCCCACCACGGCGGGCCGGATGGACGCCTACGTCGAGCAGTTCCAGGCCGCCGGCGGCTCGATGATCATGCTCGCCAAGGGCAACCGCAGCCAGCAGGTCACCGACGCATGCAACGCCCACGGTGGCTTCTACCTCGGCTCGATCGGCGGACCGGCCGCACGCCTCGCGCTCGACAACATCAAACAGGTCGAGGTGCTCGAGTATCCCGAACTCGGCATGGAGGCCGTCTGGAAGATCGAGGTCGAGGACTTCCCGGCGTTCATCGTGGTCGACGACAAGGGCAACGACTTCTTCCAGCAGGTCAAGGTCGAAGCGGCCCAGCGAGCCACCAACGTCCGACTGGGCTGA